In Haloterrigena alkaliphila, a single genomic region encodes these proteins:
- a CDS encoding hydantoinase B/oxoprolinase family protein produces MSQHTADATPDFVGDHDIDATTLDIIENTLSNTRHEMDRVLETTAISPVIREQSDQFPLIADPQGRMVMGQFGSAIDTIIENAPFGWDELNEGDVIATNDPYMCAGAVSHTPDMLLLRPIFYEGDLVGFGSQWGNLMDVGGKTPGSMPVQAATIFEEGMRLPPVKLYKGGEFDSELLETFAHNTRLPEHAEADIKALAAGTAVAESRVQELCERFGKETYLEGCDAILDRTRDGMIDLIREFVPEGERYTFEDYVDDDGMGNGPIKLHLEIYREGDTVHLDWEGTDDQVPGTVNFLLNEKMFKMFTGVFLIMAFDPLLTFNDGYYDLFEVNLPEGTVVQPEFPAALGNRLPLMARQFDVLQATFSKLIDDFSVAGSYGTSPNLVYAGTDSEGNDFQMLEILYGGIPARPGGDGLDGHSWWPLFRTVPAEYQEAYYPLTIDEYSTRTDTGGAGQFRGGHGITKVYTFEEDGAITFQDDRAHTYPWGVDGGKHAQTSEKKLIRTDGTEEELPSKVENVAVSAGDKLVFRTAGGGGLGDPLERDPELVAEEVRQGLISADAAREEYGVVLEDGTVDEAATEEIRENRRETRGEPAEFDYGPLPDDEELADQIADERREFEDRHD; encoded by the coding sequence ATGAGCCAGCACACAGCCGACGCTACCCCCGATTTCGTCGGGGATCACGACATCGACGCGACGACCCTCGACATCATCGAGAACACGCTCTCGAACACGCGCCACGAAATGGACCGCGTCCTCGAGACGACGGCGATCAGCCCGGTCATCAGGGAACAGTCCGATCAGTTCCCGCTGATCGCCGACCCGCAGGGACGGATGGTCATGGGCCAGTTCGGCAGCGCCATCGACACGATCATCGAGAACGCTCCCTTCGGCTGGGACGAACTGAACGAGGGCGACGTCATCGCGACCAACGATCCCTACATGTGTGCCGGCGCGGTCTCGCACACGCCGGACATGCTGTTGCTTCGGCCGATCTTCTACGAGGGCGACCTCGTCGGCTTCGGCAGCCAGTGGGGCAACCTGATGGACGTCGGGGGGAAGACCCCCGGCAGCATGCCCGTCCAGGCGGCGACCATCTTCGAAGAGGGGATGCGACTCCCGCCGGTCAAACTCTACAAGGGCGGCGAGTTCGACAGCGAACTCCTCGAGACGTTCGCGCACAACACGCGGCTCCCCGAACACGCCGAGGCGGACATCAAGGCGCTCGCAGCCGGCACGGCCGTCGCCGAATCCCGCGTCCAGGAACTCTGTGAGCGGTTCGGGAAGGAGACCTACCTCGAGGGCTGTGACGCCATTCTCGACCGCACTCGCGACGGGATGATCGACCTCATCCGCGAGTTCGTTCCCGAGGGCGAACGCTACACCTTCGAGGACTACGTCGACGACGACGGGATGGGCAACGGCCCCATCAAGCTCCACCTCGAGATCTACCGCGAGGGCGACACCGTCCACCTCGACTGGGAGGGGACCGACGATCAGGTCCCCGGCACGGTGAACTTCCTCCTGAACGAGAAGATGTTCAAGATGTTCACCGGGGTCTTCCTCATCATGGCCTTCGACCCGCTGCTGACGTTCAACGACGGGTACTACGACCTCTTCGAGGTCAACCTGCCCGAAGGGACCGTCGTTCAGCCGGAGTTCCCGGCCGCCCTGGGTAACCGGCTGCCCCTGATGGCCCGACAGTTCGACGTTCTGCAGGCGACGTTCTCGAAGCTCATCGACGACTTCAGCGTCGCCGGCAGCTACGGCACCTCGCCAAACTTGGTCTACGCCGGTACTGACTCCGAGGGCAACGACTTCCAGATGCTCGAGATCCTCTACGGCGGCATCCCCGCCCGACCGGGCGGTGACGGCCTCGACGGCCACTCCTGGTGGCCGCTGTTCCGGACTGTCCCTGCCGAGTATCAGGAGGCCTACTATCCGCTTACCATCGACGAGTACAGTACGCGAACCGATACTGGCGGCGCCGGACAATTCCGCGGCGGCCACGGAATCACGAAGGTCTACACCTTCGAGGAAGACGGCGCGATCACGTTTCAGGACGACCGGGCACACACCTACCCGTGGGGCGTCGACGGCGGGAAACACGCCCAGACCAGCGAGAAGAAGCTCATCCGTACGGACGGCACCGAGGAGGAACTCCCTTCCAAGGTCGAGAACGTCGCCGTCTCGGCCGGCGACAAGCTCGTCTTCCGGACCGCCGGCGGCGGCGGACTGGGCGACCCCCTCGAACGCGACCCGGAACTCGTCGCTGAAGAGGTCCGGCAGGGGCTCATCTCGGCCGATGCCGCCCGCGAGGAGTACGGCGTCGTCCTCGAAGACGGCACCGTCGACGAGGCCGCGACCGAAGAAATTCGTGAGAACCGCCGCGAGACCCGTGGTGAGCCCGCGGAGTTCGATTACGGGCCGCTCCCGGACGACGAGGAACTCGCTGACCAGATTGCCGACGAGCGCCGCGAGTTCGAGGATCGCCACGACTGA
- a CDS encoding hydantoinase/oxoprolinase family protein has translation MPHNLGVDVGGTFTDVIVFDEDTHELTTDKVLSTPSNPSEGVIDGVEEAVEKAGTTVSDLNLLFHGTTVVTNMLLEETGSRVGLITSEGHEDILHLARAWTPGPLYGWMDMEKPAPLADLVDTRSVSGRIGSPEGAEQEPIDEAEVRAAVRELADSGVESLTVALLNSYLNPTHEREVRDIIQDECPDLPVSISAEIVPEYGEYERTLTTVINDYARPQVIDYLEDLDDSLEDAGSTAKMNVVRSDGGLMSSDAAKHRPVELALSGPSGGVVGAATIAEKKGVPDVLTLDMGGTSTDVSLVEDGKPETTRQTKVGYREFKSRAVDVNTVGAGGGSIARVQLSGSLQVGPESAGADPGPACYGQGGEEPTVTDANVVLGRIPSNVQLGGTMDLDRDAARDAIQTVADERDSSVEEAAQAILDIVNENMYGALRVVSVERGYDPRDFGLVAFGGAGPMHANALADVMDAYPLIVPPGPGVMSAFGFLTSDVQNEFSETYLKTDQDVDGAAVYDAYQELKQEATDWLVSEGVGEENHAFEYYADCRYYRQDVQMSIPIDVSNLRTDEGIAEIKDDFEARHEQRFGFSLDAPLEIANLRVIGKGTIQGVTLEEREVGGEDPSEAEVGTQEVFFDDSYHETPIYDRTLLRPGNAIAGPAIVTDDDSTVVVQPDHTATVDRYANLEITRGDSQ, from the coding sequence ATGCCACACAACCTAGGAGTGGACGTGGGTGGGACGTTCACCGACGTCATCGTCTTCGACGAGGACACCCACGAACTCACGACCGACAAGGTACTCTCGACACCGTCGAACCCGTCGGAGGGGGTCATCGACGGGGTCGAAGAGGCCGTCGAAAAGGCCGGAACGACCGTCAGCGACCTGAACCTGCTGTTCCACGGAACGACAGTAGTGACGAACATGTTGCTCGAGGAGACGGGGTCCCGAGTGGGACTGATCACCAGCGAGGGTCACGAGGACATCTTACACTTGGCACGTGCGTGGACGCCGGGTCCGCTCTACGGCTGGATGGACATGGAGAAGCCGGCGCCGCTGGCGGACCTCGTAGACACGCGGAGCGTCAGCGGCCGGATCGGTTCGCCGGAGGGGGCCGAACAGGAGCCGATCGACGAGGCCGAGGTCCGAGCGGCGGTCCGGGAACTCGCCGATTCGGGCGTCGAGTCGCTGACCGTCGCTCTCCTGAACTCGTATCTGAACCCGACTCACGAGCGAGAGGTCCGGGACATCATTCAGGACGAGTGTCCAGACCTTCCGGTATCGATCTCCGCAGAGATCGTTCCGGAGTACGGCGAGTACGAGCGGACGCTGACGACGGTCATTAACGACTACGCCCGGCCGCAGGTCATCGACTACCTCGAGGATCTCGACGACTCGCTCGAGGACGCCGGCTCGACCGCGAAAATGAACGTCGTACGCTCGGACGGCGGACTGATGAGTTCCGACGCCGCGAAACACCGGCCGGTGGAACTCGCCCTATCGGGGCCGTCCGGCGGCGTCGTCGGCGCGGCGACCATCGCCGAAAAGAAGGGCGTTCCCGACGTGCTCACCCTGGACATGGGCGGCACCTCGACGGACGTCTCGCTGGTCGAGGACGGCAAGCCCGAGACGACGCGGCAGACGAAAGTCGGTTATCGGGAGTTCAAGTCCCGAGCTGTCGACGTGAACACGGTCGGTGCTGGCGGTGGCTCCATCGCTCGCGTCCAGTTGTCGGGATCGCTTCAGGTCGGACCCGAGAGCGCCGGTGCGGATCCGGGACCGGCCTGTTACGGGCAGGGTGGTGAGGAGCCTACCGTAACCGACGCGAACGTCGTTCTCGGGCGGATTCCGTCGAACGTCCAGCTCGGCGGGACGATGGACCTCGACCGCGACGCGGCTCGAGACGCGATTCAAACGGTCGCGGACGAGCGCGACAGTTCCGTCGAGGAGGCCGCACAGGCGATCCTCGATATCGTCAACGAGAACATGTACGGTGCGCTTCGGGTCGTCTCCGTCGAGCGCGGCTACGACCCGCGGGACTTCGGACTCGTCGCCTTCGGCGGTGCCGGTCCGATGCACGCCAACGCGCTGGCGGACGTGATGGACGCCTACCCGCTGATCGTCCCACCGGGACCGGGAGTCATGAGCGCCTTCGGCTTCCTGACTAGCGACGTCCAAAACGAGTTCTCCGAGACGTACCTGAAGACGGACCAGGACGTCGACGGGGCAGCGGTGTACGACGCGTATCAGGAACTGAAGCAGGAGGCGACCGACTGGCTCGTCTCCGAGGGCGTGGGCGAGGAGAACCACGCCTTCGAGTACTACGCCGACTGCCGGTACTACCGTCAGGACGTCCAGATGTCGATCCCGATCGATGTTTCGAACCTCCGGACCGACGAGGGAATTGCGGAGATCAAAGACGACTTCGAGGCGCGCCACGAGCAGCGCTTCGGCTTCTCGCTCGACGCCCCGCTGGAGATCGCGAACCTCCGCGTCATCGGTAAGGGCACGATCCAGGGCGTCACGCTCGAGGAGCGCGAGGTCGGCGGAGAGGATCCGAGCGAGGCCGAGGTCGGCACGCAGGAGGTCTTCTTCGACGACAGCTACCACGAGACGCCGATCTACGACCGAACGCTGTTGCGTCCAGGCAACGCCATCGCCGGCCCGGCGATCGTCACCGACGACGACTCGACGGTCGTCGTCCAGCCCGATCACACGGCCACGGTCGATCGGTACGCGAACCTCGAGATAACGCGAGGCGATTCACAATGA
- a CDS encoding CaiB/BaiF CoA transferase family protein, whose product MTARERTGPLDGLRVIDMSGMISGAFATTMMGDFGADVVMVEHPETGDPIREWPQKTEEGESLAWKSLGRNKRCITLDLGSERGREIALLLIEDADVVFENFRPGTMERWGLGPDDVHAVNEEAIMVRLSGYGQTGPKSQKPGFGTIAEGISGWAHANGFPDSEPLLPPISLADLTAAQFAMQATMMAIFERDVGRGGSGEGQVIDVSLIEPLWRLFFGEVEAYDRMGHVRERTGNQHPSTAPRNIYETADGYMTMSASNQKIFERVAEAIDKPELIEDPRFEDNESRVDNNEPLNAAIEEWTKQRTTEEATEILEAHDAIVGPVYDMADIFADEQFQARDSIIEVEDPDIGSIKTFAPIPKFSRTPGEVEFLGPGHGEHNADVYQGELGMTDEEYAELEEEGII is encoded by the coding sequence ATGACGGCACGAGAACGAACCGGTCCCCTCGACGGGCTCCGGGTCATCGACATGTCCGGGATGATAAGCGGCGCCTTCGCGACGACGATGATGGGCGATTTCGGCGCCGACGTCGTCATGGTCGAACATCCCGAGACCGGTGACCCGATCCGCGAGTGGCCCCAGAAGACCGAGGAGGGCGAATCGCTGGCCTGGAAGTCACTGGGCCGCAACAAGCGGTGTATCACGCTCGATCTCGGTTCCGAACGCGGACGCGAGATCGCCCTCCTGTTGATCGAGGACGCCGACGTCGTCTTCGAGAACTTCCGTCCGGGAACGATGGAGCGGTGGGGACTCGGTCCCGACGACGTCCACGCGGTCAACGAGGAGGCGATCATGGTCCGGCTCTCGGGCTACGGCCAGACGGGCCCGAAGTCCCAGAAACCTGGATTCGGAACCATCGCGGAAGGCATCTCCGGGTGGGCTCACGCGAACGGCTTCCCCGACAGCGAACCGTTATTGCCCCCGATCAGCCTCGCGGACTTGACGGCAGCCCAGTTCGCGATGCAGGCCACCATGATGGCAATCTTCGAGCGTGACGTCGGCCGCGGCGGGAGCGGCGAGGGACAGGTGATCGACGTCTCTCTCATCGAACCGCTCTGGCGGCTGTTCTTCGGCGAAGTCGAGGCCTATGATCGGATGGGACACGTCCGCGAACGGACCGGCAACCAGCACCCGAGTACCGCCCCGCGGAACATCTACGAGACCGCCGACGGCTACATGACGATGTCCGCGTCGAATCAGAAGATCTTCGAACGCGTCGCCGAAGCCATCGACAAGCCCGAACTCATCGAAGACCCTCGCTTCGAGGACAACGAATCCCGCGTCGACAACAACGAACCCCTCAACGCGGCGATCGAGGAGTGGACGAAACAGCGGACGACCGAAGAGGCAACCGAAATCCTCGAGGCCCACGACGCCATTGTCGGCCCGGTCTACGATATGGCCGATATCTTCGCGGACGAGCAGTTCCAAGCGCGTGATAGCATCATCGAGGTCGAGGATCCGGATATCGGATCGATCAAGACCTTCGCACCCATCCCGAAGTTCTCTCGAACGCCCGGCGAGGTGGAGTTCCTCGGACCCGGACACGGCGAACACAACGCGGACGTCTATCAGGGCGAACTCGGAATGACCGACGAAGAGTACGCGGAACTGGAGGAGGAGGGGATCATATAG
- a CDS encoding LeuA family protein — translation MQLTDVTLREGDQMPGREYTADQKIDSVRALDDLGVPFIQPAFPATGEKDQTVVSELSGTTDAKIVALARALERDIDAAVDAGADVVETFVSVSDRHLEHLLSASREEMLTMLTEAVDYIDERGATPHVTLADAFRTDHEDLVEVFETIPKVPFVTLADSVGARTPATVRSSLDRLADDVALSRVGVHFHDDMGCGTANVLAAYHAGVAKADVSVASLGERAGNSSLEEVVVASAVDLGDDLGIETDELVPACRDLLDTLNEEYGDRKAILGEAISEHESGIHTAAMLSDPATLEPFDPAAFGGERRLVFGKPTGNDGARKLLKRAGLEPDDEMVSSFKATLAERGPLELDEALALASREFGD, via the coding sequence ATGCAGCTTACTGACGTGACACTCCGAGAGGGCGATCAGATGCCGGGACGTGAGTACACCGCCGATCAGAAGATCGACAGCGTCCGGGCGCTCGACGACCTCGGCGTACCGTTCATCCAACCCGCCTTCCCCGCGACGGGCGAGAAGGATCAGACTGTCGTCTCTGAACTGAGCGGGACGACCGACGCGAAGATCGTGGCACTGGCCCGCGCCCTCGAGCGGGATATCGATGCGGCGGTCGACGCAGGCGCTGATGTCGTCGAGACGTTCGTCTCGGTTTCCGACAGACACCTCGAACATCTCCTCAGCGCCTCCCGGGAGGAGATGCTAACGATGCTGACCGAAGCGGTCGATTACATCGACGAACGGGGTGCCACGCCCCACGTCACGCTCGCAGACGCCTTCCGGACGGATCACGAGGACCTTGTCGAGGTATTCGAAACGATCCCCAAAGTCCCGTTCGTCACCCTCGCGGACTCCGTCGGCGCCCGGACGCCGGCGACCGTTAGATCGTCGCTCGATCGACTCGCCGATGACGTGGCCCTCTCCCGTGTCGGCGTTCACTTCCACGACGACATGGGCTGTGGGACGGCAAACGTTCTGGCGGCGTATCACGCCGGCGTCGCAAAGGCCGACGTGAGCGTCGCCTCTTTGGGCGAACGAGCGGGGAACAGTTCACTTGAGGAGGTCGTCGTCGCCAGCGCCGTCGATCTCGGGGACGACCTCGGCATCGAGACGGACGAACTCGTCCCCGCCTGCCGAGACTTACTCGACACGTTAAACGAGGAGTATGGCGACCGGAAGGCAATCCTCGGCGAGGCGATCTCGGAACACGAATCGGGAATCCACACCGCAGCGATGCTGAGCGATCCCGCGACACTCGAGCCGTTCGACCCCGCGGCGTTCGGTGGTGAACGACGGCTCGTGTTCGGAAAACCGACCGGGAACGACGGCGCGCGCAAACTCCTCAAACGCGCCGGTCTCGAACCCGACGACGAGATGGTATCGTCGTTCAAAGCGACGCTGGCCGAACGCGGCCCACTGGAACTAGACGAGGCCCTCGCTCTCGCGAGCCGAGAGTTCGGTGATTGA
- a CDS encoding helix-turn-helix domain-containing protein translates to MFQAEIHLQQEKSCVLSDFAEYFDTSFDVDIEELHDHRVTFTIRMEEPCEEYIEFFEDAEQVDHIERLDEANYLITKTSCGAYSAVDRNHGVLRRQSHVFADRRVYTVLFFRREDLRAMIDDFNQIGTVTLGKLTEFEESKSMLTDRQLEVVTCALEEGYFEWPRGISSEELADELGINRTTALEHLRKAQSKLLTSAIKENNHLKGHGEP, encoded by the coding sequence ATGTTCCAAGCTGAGATTCACCTTCAACAGGAGAAGTCCTGCGTACTCAGCGACTTCGCGGAGTACTTCGACACGTCGTTCGACGTCGACATCGAGGAACTTCACGACCACCGCGTAACCTTTACCATTCGGATGGAGGAGCCTTGCGAGGAGTACATCGAGTTCTTCGAGGACGCCGAACAGGTCGACCACATCGAACGGCTCGACGAAGCAAACTACCTGATCACGAAGACGTCATGTGGGGCGTACTCCGCCGTCGACCGAAACCACGGCGTCCTTCGACGGCAGAGCCATGTCTTCGCGGACCGTCGCGTTTATACCGTTCTCTTCTTCCGCCGTGAGGATCTTCGGGCCATGATTGACGATTTCAATCAGATCGGCACCGTCACGCTCGGCAAGCTCACCGAATTCGAAGAGTCGAAATCGATGCTCACCGACCGTCAGCTCGAGGTCGTTACCTGTGCGCTCGAGGAGGGGTATTTCGAGTGGCCGCGGGGGATTAGTAGCGAAGAACTCGCCGACGAGTTGGGAATCAACCGAACGACGGCGCTCGAACATCTCCGGAAGGCCCAGTCAAAGCTCTTGACGAGCGCCATCAAGGAGAATAACCACCTGAAGGGGCACGGTGAACCGTAG
- a CDS encoding DUF7342 family protein, whose protein sequence is MTDQSPGVEAWKEHTTAFDRVRSIATTVSKPRPVAYIADEAHVAENTARDHLERLVALNVLLKTERDDGAFYSPDPLHTRIQTLRDLLEEHDRDGLIDLKIELQSKIEDWETDYNAGSPDELRTRAAETDTASQTRNLKKTASDWELALYRLSILEDAIENYAMYTTDFRTSA, encoded by the coding sequence ATGACCGACCAGAGCCCGGGTGTTGAAGCCTGGAAAGAACACACAACAGCGTTCGACCGGGTTCGATCAATTGCGACTACAGTCTCTAAACCGCGCCCGGTAGCGTATATCGCGGATGAGGCCCACGTCGCAGAGAATACAGCACGCGACCACCTTGAACGACTTGTCGCCCTGAACGTACTGCTGAAGACAGAACGCGACGATGGCGCGTTCTATTCCCCTGACCCGCTTCACACACGGATACAAACACTTCGGGACCTTCTCGAAGAGCATGACCGCGACGGGCTGATCGATTTGAAGATTGAGTTACAGTCCAAAATCGAAGACTGGGAAACTGACTATAACGCGGGCTCTCCCGACGAACTCCGTACCCGTGCTGCAGAGACGGATACCGCTTCGCAGACGCGAAATCTCAAGAAAACCGCAAGTGACTGGGAACTCGCACTCTATCGTCTCTCAATTCTTGAGGACGCGATCGAAAACTACGCAATGTACACCACCGACTTTCGCACATCCGCGTAG
- a CDS encoding ADP-ribosylglycohydrolase family protein gives MANDCRSRAQGILLGLACGDALGRPVEFQGPDRIKETHGRVTDMLAHGTYGQPAGTVTDDTEMALSITRSLAEHGTFEPEDIAARFVDWKQSGPFDIGIPPSSALQRIDNSESWDEAGHREWEARAWKATTLATIA, from the coding sequence ATGGCGAACGACTGTCGATCACGGGCACAGGGAATCTTGCTGGGGCTGGCATGTGGCGATGCACTCGGACGCCCAGTCGAATTTCAGGGTCCAGACCGAATCAAGGAAACACACGGGCGGGTAACCGATATGCTCGCTCACGGGACCTACGGGCAGCCTGCGGGAACGGTCACCGACGACACAGAAATGGCACTCTCTATTACTCGCAGCCTCGCGGAACACGGAACATTCGAGCCTGAAGACATCGCTGCCCGATTCGTCGACTGGAAGCAGTCTGGTCCGTTCGACATTGGGATCCCGCCCTCAAGCGCACTCCAGAGAATCGATAACAGCGAATCGTGGGACGAGGCTGGCCACCGTGAGTGGGAGGCGCGAGCATGGAAGGCAACAACGCTGGCAACGATAGCCTGA
- a CDS encoding cupin domain-containing protein, with protein MVSPDHRKAEPALETTFGERFVLRDTAADTDGELLRIDTYLDPGVRRPLHSHPKQNERFVVHEGTLGVALEDSEVLLEPGDEKSVSAGTPHTFWNAGDDKVHMTTEHRPALRFEEFLQAMVELDREDGLDSDGMPANPLVGAVLLDEFHNEMRPADIPVSIQRILFPALATVGRKVGYGVPNYSKTDERQEQV; from the coding sequence ATGGTGTCACCAGACCACAGGAAAGCAGAACCCGCACTTGAAACCACTTTTGGGGAGCGGTTCGTACTCCGAGATACTGCTGCGGATACGGACGGGGAACTGTTACGGATAGATACGTATCTCGACCCTGGTGTACGACGACCGCTTCACAGCCATCCAAAGCAGAACGAACGATTCGTCGTTCACGAGGGAACACTCGGTGTCGCCCTCGAGGACTCCGAGGTCTTGTTGGAACCGGGAGACGAAAAATCGGTATCCGCCGGAACGCCGCACACGTTTTGGAACGCCGGAGATGACAAAGTCCATATGACGACTGAACATCGGCCGGCACTCCGGTTCGAAGAGTTCCTCCAGGCAATGGTGGAACTCGATCGGGAGGACGGTCTCGATTCTGACGGGATGCCCGCCAACCCGCTGGTCGGAGCGGTGCTGCTCGATGAATTCCACAATGAGATGCGACCGGCTGATATACCGGTCTCGATTCAACGAATATTATTCCCCGCTCTTGCCACGGTCGGTCGGAAGGTCGGATATGGTGTCCCCAACTATTCGAAGACAGATGAGAGGCAAGAACAAGTATAG
- a CDS encoding PadR family transcriptional regulator, with protein sequence MYDLTGFQRDLLYVVAGLEEPHGLAIKDELENYYEKEIHHGRLYPNLDTLVDKGLVEKGEADRRTNVYSVTRRGTREIEARRDWEDQYVDDLVSE encoded by the coding sequence ATGTATGATCTGACCGGGTTTCAGCGCGACCTGTTGTATGTTGTAGCAGGTCTTGAGGAACCGCACGGATTAGCGATCAAGGACGAACTCGAGAACTACTACGAGAAAGAGATCCACCACGGCCGACTTTACCCGAACTTAGACACGCTCGTCGACAAGGGACTAGTTGAGAAAGGAGAGGCTGATCGCCGTACCAACGTCTACTCAGTCACACGCCGCGGCACCCGTGAGATTGAAGCGCGACGCGACTGGGAGGACCAGTACGTAGACGACCTCGTCTCTGAATAG
- a CDS encoding ATP-binding protein, translating to MERFVDRENELSRLRDCYESDDADMVVIFGRRRLGKTELVRESLTNRDDAVLYQATETTRQIQLDAFVDVAAESFPGIDRIESEWESLLGYLADQDAVIVLDEFPYLIDADESLPSVIQRLWDQELRDTGVTLVLVGSSISMMEEATLLGNSPLYGRFTEKIDLRQLDFAAVRTFFPESYSPEQLLFAWGVFGGTPYYLDGIDLGSDLGTVIQQSLLSRQGFLHDEPEYVLRTELTEPNRYFAILKAIAAGNTTSNEIAQTVGIDGKQISTYTQKLERLRLVEREVPVTEDKTKSRRGRYRILDPLFRFWFRFVYGNEDRYERLGADAYETVIEPELADFVSQEFENRCQDILPDLYPELMFTDIGRWWYNEYEVDVVGFDADGTMVTGECKFTSAPLDYGALASLEDHTEEIRWSPDDEVEHQYALFARNGFTQSVRDEASDRDDLQLFTLKRIVDPGESK from the coding sequence ATGGAGCGATTCGTGGACCGGGAGAATGAACTCAGTCGGCTTCGAGACTGCTACGAGTCAGACGACGCTGATATGGTCGTGATTTTCGGGCGTCGCCGTCTCGGGAAAACCGAACTCGTCCGCGAGTCACTAACAAACCGTGATGACGCCGTTCTGTACCAAGCGACTGAGACGACTCGGCAGATCCAACTGGACGCGTTCGTAGACGTAGCGGCTGAGTCGTTTCCGGGTATCGACCGGATTGAGAGCGAGTGGGAATCCCTACTCGGGTATCTCGCCGACCAAGATGCAGTCATCGTGCTGGACGAGTTCCCGTACCTGATTGACGCCGACGAGAGTCTTCCGTCGGTTATCCAGCGACTCTGGGATCAGGAGTTGCGTGACACGGGCGTGACGCTCGTGCTCGTGGGATCCTCGATCAGTATGATGGAGGAGGCAACACTCCTCGGAAACAGTCCGTTGTATGGCCGATTCACCGAGAAGATCGATCTCCGCCAACTCGACTTTGCTGCCGTGCGGACGTTCTTTCCCGAGAGCTATAGCCCCGAACAGTTGCTGTTCGCGTGGGGCGTGTTTGGCGGGACACCGTACTATTTGGACGGCATCGACCTGGGTAGTGACCTCGGAACAGTCATCCAGCAGTCGTTGCTGTCACGGCAGGGATTCTTGCATGACGAACCGGAATACGTGCTCCGTACTGAGCTGACGGAGCCGAATCGATACTTCGCCATCCTGAAAGCGATTGCCGCCGGGAATACCACGTCGAACGAGATCGCACAAACAGTCGGGATCGATGGCAAACAGATTTCGACGTACACGCAGAAACTGGAGCGGCTGCGACTGGTCGAACGTGAGGTTCCGGTGACAGAGGACAAGACAAAGTCACGCCGAGGGCGGTACCGGATTCTCGATCCGTTGTTCAGGTTTTGGTTCCGGTTCGTCTACGGGAACGAAGACCGCTACGAGCGATTGGGTGCCGACGCCTACGAGACGGTTATCGAACCGGAACTGGCGGATTTCGTGAGTCAGGAGTTTGAAAACCGCTGTCAGGACATCCTCCCGGATCTCTACCCTGAGCTGATGTTCACCGATATCGGCCGCTGGTGGTACAACGAGTACGAAGTGGATGTAGTTGGGTTTGATGCAGACGGGACGATGGTAACGGGTGAGTGCAAGTTCACGTCCGCGCCACTTGATTACGGTGCGCTTGCCTCGCTTGAAGACCACACAGAGGAGATCCGATGGTCGCCCGATGATGAGGTAGAACACCAGTATGCCCTGTTCGCGCGAAACGGGTTCACACAATCTGTTCGTGATGAAGCGTCGGACCGTGACGACCTGCAGTTGTTCACTCTCAAACGAATCGTTGACCCAGGTGAGTCAAAGTAG